A single window of Granulicella sibirica DNA harbors:
- a CDS encoding DinB family protein translates to MTENERRLALDELTSSEERVVNLVAGLTPEQWSFRESPDRWSIAENVEHLVVFEGFLMGIIAKMVEADGLAGERPNEVQGVAERDEKERLVLGLSGSRSVPLRSREVVRPSGRWPDTAVMVDELRQARARTVAFAGATNASLRSHFFTHVAFGDLDGYQWLLLIGQHTARHVLQIEQVMADPGFPRSA, encoded by the coding sequence ATGACGGAGAACGAACGCAGGCTTGCGCTTGATGAACTGACATCCAGTGAGGAACGCGTGGTGAACCTCGTGGCTGGACTGACTCCGGAGCAGTGGAGCTTTCGAGAGTCGCCGGATCGGTGGTCGATCGCGGAAAACGTCGAACACCTGGTTGTGTTCGAGGGGTTCCTTATGGGGATCATCGCGAAGATGGTCGAAGCCGACGGTTTGGCAGGGGAGCGACCGAACGAGGTTCAAGGTGTGGCCGAGAGGGATGAAAAGGAGCGGCTTGTGCTCGGGCTTTCGGGGTCCCGCTCGGTTCCTCTTCGGTCCCGCGAGGTGGTACGGCCGAGCGGCCGGTGGCCGGATACCGCAGTGATGGTGGACGAGCTACGGCAGGCGAGAGCGCGCACGGTCGCGTTCGCCGGGGCGACGAACGCCTCGCTCCGGAGCCACTTTTTCACGCATGTGGCGTTTGGGGATCTTGACGGGTACCAGTGGCTGCTCCTGATCGGGCAGCACACGGCGAGGCATGTGCTGCAGATCGAGCAGGTGATGGCCGATCCGGGATTTCCTCGTTCCGCGTAG
- a CDS encoding NAD(P)/FAD-dependent oxidoreductase, producing MQSTDVAILGAGAAGLMAAIESGRRGRRTVVLDHAEKAGKKILISGGGRCNFTNLNCRPENFLSANPHFAKSALARFTPTDMIAMVERHKISYHEKTLGQLFCDRSSHDIVTMLERECTEANVALRTNAQILSVDHEPTGIFRLKLKNSPDLLAESIIVATGGLSIPKMGATSFGYRLAERFGHRIVPCRPGLVPLTFTPEDRDLWCDLSGLSTEVVATTTAKSRTKPAFREKLLITHRGISGPATLQISSYWTPGEPLELDLAPGTKVLDPLREQNARRDPAALAQALRTIFPARLADRWTQINQPDDWTNPSLAALEQKIHSWRITPAGTEGYTKAEVTVGGVDTDQLDARTLESRLVPNLYFIGEVIDVTGWLGGYNFQWAWASGVSAGQSA from the coding sequence ATGCAGTCGACCGACGTAGCCATCCTCGGAGCCGGGGCGGCTGGCCTGATGGCGGCCATCGAGTCCGGGCGCCGGGGTCGCCGCACCGTCGTCCTCGACCATGCAGAAAAAGCAGGGAAAAAGATCCTCATCTCCGGAGGAGGCCGCTGCAACTTCACCAATCTAAACTGCCGCCCTGAAAACTTCCTCTCCGCAAACCCGCACTTCGCCAAGTCAGCCCTCGCCCGCTTCACCCCCACCGACATGATCGCGATGGTCGAGCGCCACAAAATTTCTTATCACGAGAAAACACTCGGTCAACTCTTCTGCGACCGCTCCTCCCACGACATCGTCACGATGCTCGAGCGCGAATGCACCGAAGCCAATGTCGCCTTGCGCACCAACGCCCAGATCCTCTCAGTCGATCACGAACCAACTGGAATCTTCCGCCTAAAGCTGAAGAACTCCCCCGATCTCCTCGCCGAATCCATCATCGTCGCCACCGGCGGCCTATCGATCCCAAAAATGGGAGCAACCTCCTTCGGCTACCGTCTCGCCGAACGCTTCGGCCACCGCATCGTCCCTTGTCGCCCCGGCCTCGTCCCCCTCACCTTCACCCCCGAAGACCGCGATCTATGGTGCGACTTATCCGGTCTCTCCACTGAGGTCGTCGCCACCACAACCGCTAAGTCCCGCACCAAACCGGCCTTCCGTGAGAAGCTCCTCATCACCCATCGCGGAATCAGCGGTCCCGCGACCCTCCAGATCTCCTCCTACTGGACCCCAGGCGAACCTCTCGAACTCGATCTCGCACCCGGAACCAAGGTTCTCGATCCACTCCGCGAACAGAACGCACGGCGCGATCCCGCCGCCCTCGCCCAGGCGCTCCGCACAATCTTCCCCGCCCGCCTCGCTGATCGCTGGACCCAGATCAATCAACCCGACGACTGGACCAATCCGAGCCTGGCCGCCCTGGAACAGAAGATCCATTCCTGGAGAATCACTCCCGCAGGCACCGAAGGTTACACCAAAGCCGAGGTCACCGTAGGAGGAGTGGACACCGATCAACTCGACGCCCGGACCCTAGAAAGCCGTCTCGTCCCGAACCTCTACTTCATAGGCGAAGTCATCGACGTCACTGGCTGGCTCGGTGGTTACAACTTCCAATGGGCCTGGGCCTCGGGCGTCAGCGCAGGCCAATCCGCATGA
- a CDS encoding class I SAM-dependent rRNA methyltransferase, whose amino-acid sequence MTKPTDKITGPASANRPDVHRVAAGAIRQGAPKPYGPAVVVSRRAADRLREGHLWVYRSDVVELTPALGSESFAGGALVTVVDSRAIPLGSALYSDASEITLRMVSAEPAVTREAYLATVRGRMAAALALRAELTPETHALRLVFSEADALPGIVIDRYNDLAILQLLTQGTAQDDLRATVVESLREGLGPMDKLTIVERPDPRVRELERLPAPSPEPLFSSHPAETGENQPAPLATVFTLNGLRFHFDATSGQKTGAFLDQRLNYAAAARYARGEALDVCTYQGGFALHMAQTCRTVTGVDASRSALEVADRNLALNPDLAAEIDWIEADAFELLHELESSGRHYDTIVLDPPAFAKSRRAAEGALRGYKELNLRAMKMLRPGGSLITCSCSHHVPLVDFMEVLRTAASDATRRVQVLETRGAAPDHPSILTLPESNYLKCVILRVG is encoded by the coding sequence ATGACAAAGCCGACCGACAAAATAACCGGACCAGCCAGCGCCAATCGGCCAGACGTACATCGCGTCGCCGCTGGCGCAATCCGCCAGGGAGCCCCGAAGCCTTATGGTCCCGCAGTCGTCGTCAGCCGCCGCGCTGCGGACCGCCTCCGCGAAGGTCATCTCTGGGTCTACCGCTCCGACGTCGTCGAACTCACCCCCGCGCTCGGCTCAGAGTCCTTTGCCGGTGGAGCCCTCGTCACCGTCGTCGACAGCCGCGCCATTCCCCTCGGCTCCGCCCTCTACAGCGACGCTTCCGAGATCACCCTCCGCATGGTCTCAGCCGAGCCAGCCGTCACCCGCGAAGCCTATCTCGCGACCGTCCGTGGCCGTATGGCCGCCGCCCTCGCCCTCCGCGCCGAGCTCACCCCCGAAACCCACGCCCTCCGCCTCGTCTTCAGCGAGGCCGATGCCCTGCCCGGCATCGTCATCGATCGATACAACGACCTCGCCATCCTTCAGCTCCTCACCCAGGGAACCGCCCAGGACGACCTCCGCGCCACCGTCGTCGAATCCCTCCGCGAAGGCCTCGGGCCCATGGACAAGCTCACCATCGTCGAGCGCCCCGACCCACGCGTCCGCGAGCTCGAACGTCTCCCCGCCCCATCACCCGAGCCGCTCTTCTCCTCCCATCCTGCGGAAACCGGGGAAAACCAGCCCGCACCGCTCGCAACTGTCTTCACCCTCAACGGCCTGCGCTTCCACTTCGACGCTACCTCCGGCCAGAAGACCGGCGCCTTCCTCGACCAGCGCCTCAACTATGCCGCCGCTGCTCGTTACGCCCGGGGCGAAGCCCTCGACGTCTGCACCTACCAGGGCGGTTTCGCCCTCCACATGGCCCAGACCTGCCGCACCGTCACCGGCGTCGACGCCAGCCGCTCCGCCCTCGAGGTCGCCGACCGCAACCTTGCCCTGAATCCCGATCTCGCCGCCGAAATCGACTGGATCGAAGCCGACGCCTTCGAGCTACTCCACGAGCTCGAGTCCTCCGGTCGCCACTACGACACCATCGTCCTCGATCCGCCCGCCTTCGCCAAGTCCCGCCGAGCTGCCGAAGGTGCCCTCCGTGGCTACAAGGAGCTCAACCTCCGCGCCATGAAGATGCTCCGGCCAGGTGGATCGCTCATTACCTGCTCCTGCTCCCACCACGTCCCCCTCGTCGACTTCATGGAGGTCCTCCGCACCGCCGCCTCCGACGCAACCCGCCGCGTCCAGGTCCTCGAAACCCGCGGTGCCGCGCCCGATCACCCCTCCATCCTCACCCTGCCCGAGAGCAACTACCTCAAGTGCGTGATCCTGAGAGTCGGCTAG